In Streptomyces alboniger, the following are encoded in one genomic region:
- a CDS encoding bifunctional glycosyltransferase/CDP-glycerol:glycerophosphate glycerophosphotransferase → MSRFSVVVPAHRVQGYLRECLDSVLTQSFGDLELTVVDDASPDACAAIAAEYAERDPRVQLLRVPAQAGPGPARNIGADRATGDYLLFLDGDDLLLPGALEALDAALAERGDPDVLLFAHDRVDWWETVRPGGGPLTGDPLSVTPAAWNRVFRRGFWRERQLSFSEGAYEDVVPVHTATLRAGERLVVLDRSCVRWRERRGGSFSKTPGRHHFAVVGRYEELLAAAGPADRARLLPHAAAHLLAVLDDPGRIRAGDRRDFFREAARVHRTYAPAGTEPRTPREKALATGSFTAHESLRKAESRRLRVSRRLKEQKKKLRARAMRAAYRADLHRSLDPHLAVYGAYWNRAVSCNPAAIHAKARELAPHIRGVWVVSGRHKHKVPAGVDYVVEGSRRYWQAMATATYLINNSSFPGGFTKRPGQVYLQTHHGTPLKKMGLDQRRYPAGTHGISFQKVLDHTDQWDYSLSSNPHSTEIWERVYPSTAYEPLEAGYPRNDVYFTTGEREIDRIRTQLGVGDGRTVLLYAPTHRDYQKGFLPRLDLRRFAERIGPQYVVLVRAHYFYGADAGLDAHPQLIDVTGHARVEDLCLAADALVTDYSSLMFDYACLDRPIVTYAPDWQAYRLARGTYFDLLSGRAGETPGAVATTEDELAELFRGGGWDTPEAAELRSAFRARFCPYDDGKAAERVVRRLFLP, encoded by the coding sequence ATGTCGCGCTTCTCGGTTGTCGTCCCCGCCCACCGCGTCCAGGGCTACCTGCGGGAATGCCTGGACTCGGTGCTCACCCAGTCCTTCGGCGACCTCGAACTGACCGTCGTCGACGACGCCTCGCCCGACGCCTGCGCCGCGATCGCCGCGGAGTATGCGGAGCGCGACCCGCGTGTGCAACTGCTGCGCGTCCCCGCCCAGGCGGGCCCGGGCCCCGCGCGCAACATCGGCGCCGACCGCGCCACCGGGGACTACCTCCTCTTCCTCGACGGGGACGACCTCCTGCTGCCGGGCGCCCTCGAAGCCCTCGACGCGGCCCTCGCGGAACGGGGCGACCCGGACGTCCTGCTCTTCGCGCACGACCGCGTCGACTGGTGGGAGACCGTCCGCCCAGGCGGCGGCCCTCTCACCGGCGACCCCCTGTCTGTCACCCCGGCCGCCTGGAACCGCGTCTTCCGGCGCGGCTTCTGGCGCGAGCGGCAATTGTCCTTCTCCGAAGGGGCGTACGAGGACGTGGTGCCGGTCCACACCGCGACCCTGCGCGCGGGCGAGCGCCTCGTCGTCCTCGACCGGAGCTGCGTGCGCTGGCGCGAGCGGCGCGGCGGCAGCTTCTCCAAGACGCCGGGCAGACACCACTTCGCCGTCGTCGGACGGTACGAGGAACTCCTCGCCGCCGCCGGGCCCGCCGACCGCGCCCGGCTCCTGCCGCACGCCGCGGCCCACCTCCTCGCCGTCCTCGACGACCCCGGGCGGATCCGCGCGGGCGACCGGCGCGACTTCTTCCGCGAGGCGGCCCGCGTCCACCGCACGTACGCGCCCGCGGGAACCGAGCCCCGCACTCCGCGGGAGAAGGCCCTCGCCACCGGCTCCTTCACGGCCCACGAGAGCCTGCGCAAGGCCGAGTCCCGGCGCCTGCGCGTCTCGCGGCGGCTCAAGGAGCAGAAGAAGAAGCTGCGCGCCCGCGCCATGCGCGCCGCCTACCGCGCCGACCTGCACCGCTCCCTCGACCCGCACCTCGCGGTCTATGGCGCCTACTGGAACCGCGCGGTCTCCTGCAACCCCGCCGCCATCCACGCCAAGGCCCGCGAACTGGCCCCGCACATCCGGGGCGTGTGGGTGGTCTCCGGCCGCCACAAGCACAAGGTGCCCGCCGGGGTCGACTACGTCGTCGAAGGCTCCCGGCGCTACTGGCAGGCGATGGCCACAGCCACGTACCTCATCAACAACTCCAGCTTCCCCGGCGGATTCACCAAGCGCCCCGGTCAGGTCTACCTCCAGACCCACCACGGCACCCCGCTGAAGAAGATGGGCCTGGACCAGCGCCGCTACCCGGCCGGCACGCACGGCATCAGCTTCCAGAAGGTCCTCGACCACACCGACCAGTGGGACTACAGCCTCTCCTCCAATCCGCACTCCACGGAGATCTGGGAGCGCGTCTACCCCTCCACCGCCTACGAGCCGCTGGAGGCGGGCTATCCGCGCAACGACGTGTACTTCACGACGGGCGAGAGAGAGATCGACCGCATCCGCACGCAGTTGGGCGTCGGCGACGGACGGACCGTGCTGCTGTACGCGCCGACCCACCGCGACTACCAGAAGGGCTTCCTGCCCCGCCTCGACCTCAGGCGGTTCGCCGAGAGGATCGGCCCCCAGTACGTCGTGCTCGTGCGTGCCCACTACTTCTACGGCGCCGACGCCGGGCTCGACGCGCACCCGCAGCTCATCGACGTCACCGGGCACGCGCGCGTGGAGGACCTGTGCCTCGCCGCCGACGCGCTCGTCACGGACTACTCGTCACTGATGTTCGACTACGCCTGCCTGGACCGCCCGATCGTGACGTACGCCCCCGACTGGCAGGCCTACCGCCTGGCCCGCGGCACCTACTTCGACCTGCTCTCCGGGCGGGCGGGCGAGACGCCGGGGGCCGTGGCCACCACCGAGGACGAACTGGCCGAGCTGTTCCGCGGCGGCGGCTGGGACACCCCGGAGGCCGCGGAGCTGCGGTCCGCGTTCCGGGCGCGCTTTTGCCCCTACGACGACGGGAAGGCCGCCGAACGCGTCGTCCGGCGGCTCTTCCTGCCCTGA
- a CDS encoding bifunctional glycosyltransferase/CDP-glycerol:glycerophosphate glycerophosphotransferase, with amino-acid sequence MPYSHERPVAVQPRLSVVVPIYNVEEFLEECLESIARQTVQTAQTGRTSSGPGRPGGPEGPGGLECVMVDDGSTDASPLIARAFAARDPRFVYVRQRNAGLSAARNTGVRKASPTAEFLTFVDSDDVVPHDAYERMIASLDETGSDFASGNVWRLTERGRSQAWQYKWLTEPRARTHISRDLDLLSDRVAWNKVFRRSFWDRHRFAFPEGKLYEDTPVMIPAHFLAGSVDVLSDHVYYWRVREGSITRRRTDVKGVRDRIAACAHVSGFLAEHAPEMKKTYDVSCLRDDFVYFLEGLPMGGPEYRAAFMADAAAFLRRADPSVITGLPVDLRVKWQLVRESRTAELIELLAFEQANGTAFHVRGALRRSASYPGVGRVPEKLARIGRGELPVVARVGEARWDAEGKLRINGYAYVRNLAATRPGHSLKAGLLKSAHSRGQFRRVPTRTVAAPRATEESRQRLHCYDLSGFEMTVDPDQLKTGGRWRPGNWLLGVVVAGHGTVRRAAVRSADGASAQSLVRELGDGLRLVLGFSKGRLVLRVQEYAARVDAHRRDGGDVVLSGILPGRVRPRALRLTHKHSGTDFDYPVALADDRFEVRVRLADLAGVPPTPHLAPKEVEPPHGDRWQANLVLPDGKLKSLAATLDLAPGRYASETGRELCATANDQGQLIVELTRQPIADRVAWGPDGTLTVEILASGSGWPEAEFVLRHSSRDEELTVPAERVGERLRAVVAPGGGALREGRWYAFLRDAGAGSGAESRAKSGAESGEGAGPQEDGRREDGMPVRLLASVAAGLPLHQVAQKREFTVDRRFGDRLLVEAGSVLARSERGAYRQHRLRTAHYPSHRERPLTDAVLYFDGDSPRAVHEELVRRGADVEHLWVTHDQQTHVPAGARGVEEHSAAWYEALARCRRIVTAGHLPDFFERREGQTVVQTWNGAPLKRIGTDLTGTLYADHGHLDALPRLSRQWDVLVSPNRFSTPHLGRALAYDGEVLEAGSPRNDVLFGDDRRKTAERVRRDLGLCPDKRIVLYAPTYRDHLAYSPGRFRYEPALDFRAAESVLGDDHVLLVRKHPLTAGRLPGARAPFVRDVSAHPRAAELLLIADVLVTDYSSLMFDFAHTGRPMLFHAYDLEHYRDTVRGFYLDFETSAPGPLLASTGEVVEALRDLDAIAARHADAYTAFREAYCDLDDGRAAARVVERLMR; translated from the coding sequence ATGCCGTACTCCCATGAAAGGCCGGTCGCCGTGCAGCCCCGTCTCAGCGTCGTCGTGCCCATCTACAACGTCGAGGAGTTCCTGGAGGAGTGCCTGGAGTCGATCGCCCGGCAGACCGTGCAGACCGCGCAGACCGGGCGTACTTCATCCGGCCCCGGGCGACCGGGCGGGCCGGAGGGTCCCGGCGGCCTCGAATGCGTCATGGTCGACGACGGCTCGACCGACGCCAGCCCGCTCATCGCGCGTGCGTTCGCCGCCAGGGACCCCCGTTTCGTCTATGTCCGCCAGCGCAACGCCGGGCTGAGCGCGGCCCGCAACACCGGCGTGCGCAAGGCGTCGCCCACCGCCGAGTTCCTCACCTTCGTCGACAGCGACGACGTCGTGCCGCACGACGCGTACGAGCGGATGATCGCGAGCCTGGACGAGACCGGCTCGGACTTCGCGAGCGGCAACGTCTGGCGGCTCACCGAGCGCGGCCGCTCACAGGCCTGGCAGTACAAGTGGCTGACCGAGCCGCGCGCCCGTACGCACATCTCGCGCGACTTGGACCTGCTCTCCGACCGCGTGGCCTGGAACAAGGTGTTCCGCCGCTCCTTCTGGGACCGGCACCGCTTCGCCTTCCCCGAGGGCAAGCTGTACGAGGACACGCCCGTGATGATCCCGGCGCACTTCCTCGCCGGGTCCGTGGACGTGCTCAGCGACCACGTCTACTACTGGCGGGTCCGCGAGGGCTCCATCACCCGGCGGCGCACCGACGTCAAGGGCGTGCGCGACCGGATCGCGGCGTGCGCGCACGTCAGCGGCTTCCTCGCCGAGCACGCGCCGGAGATGAAGAAGACGTACGACGTCTCCTGTCTGCGCGACGACTTCGTGTACTTCCTGGAGGGACTGCCGATGGGCGGCCCCGAGTACCGCGCGGCGTTCATGGCGGACGCGGCGGCGTTCCTGCGCCGCGCGGACCCGTCCGTGATCACCGGCCTACCCGTCGACCTGCGCGTCAAATGGCAGCTCGTCCGCGAGTCGCGCACCGCCGAACTCATCGAGCTGCTCGCCTTCGAGCAGGCCAACGGCACCGCCTTCCACGTCCGCGGCGCCCTGCGCCGCAGCGCCTCCTACCCGGGCGTCGGCCGCGTGCCCGAGAAGCTGGCGCGGATCGGGCGGGGCGAACTGCCCGTTGTGGCGCGGGTCGGCGAGGCCCGGTGGGACGCCGAGGGGAAGCTGCGGATCAACGGATACGCGTACGTACGCAATCTGGCGGCGACCCGCCCCGGGCACTCCCTCAAGGCGGGGCTGCTCAAGTCGGCGCACAGCAGGGGGCAGTTCCGCCGCGTGCCGACGAGGACGGTCGCCGCGCCGCGGGCCACCGAGGAGTCGCGGCAGCGCCTGCACTGCTACGACCTGTCCGGCTTCGAGATGACCGTCGACCCCGACCAGCTGAAGACCGGCGGGAGGTGGCGGCCGGGGAACTGGCTGCTCGGCGTGGTCGTCGCGGGCCACGGCACGGTGCGGCGCGCGGCCGTGCGGTCCGCCGACGGGGCGTCCGCGCAGTCCCTGGTGCGCGAACTCGGCGACGGGCTGCGCCTGGTCCTCGGCTTCAGCAAGGGCCGGCTCGTGCTGCGGGTCCAGGAGTACGCGGCGCGCGTGGACGCCCACCGGCGCGACGGGGGCGACGTCGTGCTGAGCGGGATCCTGCCGGGGCGCGTGCGGCCGAGGGCCCTGCGGCTCACCCACAAGCACTCCGGCACGGACTTCGACTATCCGGTGGCGCTCGCTGACGACCGCTTCGAGGTCCGGGTGCGGCTCGCGGACCTGGCGGGCGTGCCGCCCACGCCGCACCTCGCGCCCAAGGAGGTCGAGCCGCCGCACGGCGACCGCTGGCAGGCCAACCTCGTGCTGCCCGACGGCAAGCTGAAGTCGCTGGCCGCGACGTTGGACCTGGCCCCGGGGCGGTACGCGTCGGAGACGGGCCGTGAGCTGTGCGCCACGGCCAACGACCAGGGCCAGCTGATCGTCGAGCTGACCCGGCAGCCGATCGCCGACCGCGTCGCGTGGGGCCCGGACGGCACGCTGACCGTCGAGATCCTGGCGAGCGGGTCCGGCTGGCCCGAGGCGGAGTTCGTCCTGCGGCACAGCAGCCGCGACGAGGAGCTGACGGTCCCCGCCGAACGCGTCGGCGAGCGGCTGCGCGCGGTGGTCGCGCCGGGGGGCGGGGCGCTGCGGGAGGGGCGGTGGTACGCGTTCCTGCGGGACGCGGGGGCGGGATCCGGGGCGGAGTCCAGGGCGAAATCCGGGGCGGAGTCCGGCGAGGGGGCCGGGCCGCAGGAAGACGGGCGGCGGGAGGACGGCATGCCCGTGCGGCTGCTCGCCTCCGTGGCGGCGGGGCTGCCCCTTCACCAGGTCGCCCAGAAGCGGGAGTTCACCGTCGACCGGCGCTTCGGGGACCGGCTGCTCGTCGAGGCGGGGTCCGTCCTCGCCCGCTCCGAGCGCGGGGCCTACCGGCAGCACCGGCTGCGCACCGCCCACTATCCGAGCCACCGCGAGCGGCCGCTGACGGACGCCGTCCTCTACTTCGACGGCGACTCGCCCCGCGCCGTCCACGAGGAGCTGGTGCGGCGCGGCGCCGACGTCGAGCACCTGTGGGTCACGCACGACCAGCAGACCCACGTACCGGCCGGCGCGAGAGGCGTGGAGGAGCACAGCGCCGCCTGGTACGAGGCGCTGGCCCGCTGCCGCCGCATCGTGACGGCGGGCCACCTCCCGGACTTCTTCGAGCGCCGCGAGGGCCAGACCGTCGTACAGACCTGGAACGGCGCCCCGCTCAAGCGCATCGGCACCGACCTCACCGGCACCCTCTACGCCGACCACGGCCACCTCGACGCGCTGCCGAGGCTGTCGCGCCAGTGGGACGTGCTCGTCTCGCCGAACCGCTTCTCCACCCCGCACCTGGGCCGCGCCCTCGCCTACGACGGCGAGGTCCTGGAAGCGGGCTCGCCCCGCAACGACGTGCTGTTCGGCGACGACCGCCGCAAGACCGCCGAGCGGGTCCGCCGCGATCTCGGCCTCTGCCCGGACAAGCGGATCGTGCTGTACGCGCCGACCTACCGGGACCATCTCGCGTACTCCCCGGGCCGGTTCCGCTACGAGCCCGCGCTCGACTTCCGCGCCGCCGAGTCGGTGCTCGGCGACGACCACGTCCTGCTGGTGCGCAAGCACCCGCTGACGGCGGGCCGGCTGCCCGGCGCCCGCGCGCCCTTCGTACGGGACGTGTCGGCCCACCCCCGCGCCGCCGAACTGCTCCTGATCGCCGACGTGCTGGTGACCGACTACTCCTCGCTGATGTTCGACTTCGCGCACACCGGGCGCCCGATGCTCTTCCACGCGTACGACCTGGAGCACTACCGCGACACCGTGCGCGGCTTCTACCTCGACTTCGAGACGAGCGCGCCCGGTCCGCTGCTCGCCTCCACCGGCGAGGTCGTCGAGGCGCTGCGCGATCTGGACGCGATCGCGGCCCGGCACGCGGACGCGTACACGGCGTTCCGCGAGGCCTACTGCGACCTCGACGACGGCAGGGCCGCGGCCCGCGTCGTGGAGAGGCTGATGCGGTGA
- a CDS encoding glycosyltransferase family 2 protein gives MDRTLSHPTAQNSPAPNSRTSRVSVVVIGYNDAAHIADAVRSALAQGPVVREVIAVDDCSTDGSAEILAALAEGDRRVRVIRRASNSGGCGTPRNDGIDAASAPYVMFLDSDDVLPPGAAVALLAAAERHGCEVASGLCVRRELPSGREVPWQPELYAKARLVARPELRTRLVHDTLCVNKLYRADFLREHGIRFPEGRFIYEDFVFTARMLAAGPRIALVPDTVYVWHVRRAAAKLSISLDRAGIANWQARMEAHRQSVEILRDARGAGGKRLARAARAKFVDHGLRMYTRELPARGEEYQREWWSLTRAYLTTFDAADLDAAPAPGRVIARVILASGQPRDLARLKQVAARPARLVPPYPRAADATPVWADDLPHVTLEHLLVRPMRLLPLAVDGELRPRAGGTRLTLRLRELYGRVAQAGPATVDVELIHRQSGLPGLRRTAAFGPERPGATWTATVLLDLGALDGAVWDVRLRLHFDDGTSRDTTARAVAGPGLLRRTVVPGGRRGILLVQPYATQAGNLSLRLAPGVRGVAGVVKRRLARWLRRARSVAGARGR, from the coding sequence GTGGACCGCACCCTGTCTCACCCGACTGCCCAGAACTCACCCGCCCCTAACTCCCGCACCTCCCGGGTCTCCGTCGTCGTGATCGGCTACAACGACGCGGCCCACATCGCCGACGCGGTGCGCTCCGCGCTGGCCCAAGGGCCCGTCGTCCGCGAGGTGATCGCCGTCGACGACTGCTCGACGGACGGCAGCGCGGAGATCCTGGCCGCCCTCGCCGAAGGGGACCGGCGCGTGCGGGTGATCCGCCGGGCGAGCAACAGCGGCGGCTGCGGCACCCCCCGCAACGACGGGATCGACGCCGCCAGCGCGCCGTACGTGATGTTCCTCGACAGCGACGACGTGCTGCCGCCCGGCGCGGCCGTCGCGCTGCTCGCCGCGGCCGAGCGGCACGGCTGCGAGGTCGCCTCGGGCCTGTGCGTGCGCCGCGAACTGCCCTCGGGGCGCGAGGTGCCCTGGCAGCCGGAGCTGTACGCGAAGGCCCGGCTCGTCGCCCGCCCCGAGCTGCGCACCCGCCTCGTCCACGACACGCTCTGCGTCAACAAGCTCTACCGCGCCGACTTTCTGCGCGAGCACGGCATCCGCTTCCCCGAAGGCCGCTTCATCTACGAGGACTTCGTCTTCACCGCGCGCATGCTCGCCGCGGGGCCGCGCATCGCGCTCGTCCCCGACACGGTGTACGTGTGGCACGTGCGCCGCGCCGCCGCCAAGCTGTCGATCTCCCTGGACCGCGCCGGGATCGCCAACTGGCAGGCCCGCATGGAGGCGCACCGCCAGTCCGTGGAGATCCTGCGGGACGCGCGCGGCGCCGGGGGCAAGCGGCTCGCGCGGGCGGCCCGCGCCAAGTTCGTCGACCACGGGCTGCGCATGTACACCCGGGAACTCCCCGCGCGCGGCGAGGAGTACCAGCGCGAGTGGTGGTCGCTCACGCGCGCGTACCTGACGACGTTCGACGCCGCCGACCTCGACGCGGCGCCCGCCCCCGGCCGCGTCATCGCGCGCGTCATCCTCGCCTCCGGGCAGCCGCGCGACCTGGCCCGGCTGAAGCAGGTGGCGGCGCGGCCCGCCCGGCTCGTGCCGCCGTATCCGAGGGCGGCCGACGCCACCCCGGTCTGGGCTGACGACCTCCCCCACGTCACCCTGGAGCACCTGCTCGTACGCCCCATGCGCCTGCTGCCCCTTGCGGTGGACGGCGAGCTGCGCCCGCGCGCGGGCGGCACCCGGCTCACGCTGCGGCTGCGCGAGCTGTACGGGCGGGTGGCGCAGGCGGGCCCCGCCACCGTCGACGTCGAGCTGATCCACCGGCAGAGCGGGCTGCCGGGCCTGCGCAGGACGGCGGCGTTCGGTCCGGAGCGGCCCGGTGCCACGTGGACGGCCACGGTCCTGCTCGACCTCGGCGCGCTGGACGGGGCGGTGTGGGACGTACGGCTGCGGCTCCACTTCGACGACGGGACCTCGCGCGACACGACCGCGCGGGCCGTCGCCGGGCCCGGACTGCTGCGGCGCACGGTGGTGCCTGGCGGGCGGCGCGGCATCCTGCTCGTCCAGCCGTACGCCACCCAGGCGGGGAACCTCTCGCTGCGGCTCGCGCCCGGGGTGCGGGGCGTCGCCGGGGTCGTGAAGCGGCGGCTCGCCCGGTGGTTGCGCCGGGCCCGCTCCGTGGCGGGGGCCCGCGGGCGCTGA
- the galE gene encoding UDP-glucose 4-epimerase GalE yields MTWLITGGAGYIGAHVVRAMMEAGERAVVYDDLSSGIAERVPAGVPLVTGSTLDADLLARTLKDHAITGVVHLAAKKQVGESVERPLHYYRENVEGLRVLLEAVVEAGVPSFVFSSSAAVYGMPDVDLVTEETPCLPMSPYGETKLAGEWLVRAVGRAHGLATASLRYFNVAGAATPELADTGVLNLVPMVFEKLTDGEAPRIFGADYATPDGTCVRDYIHVVDLAEAHVATARKLASAAPGTDLTLNIGRGEGVSVREMTDLINDVTGYDTPAEVTGRRPGDPARVVAAATRITTELGWSAKRDVRDMIVSAWAGWVRLRPEAGRD; encoded by the coding sequence ATGACCTGGCTGATCACCGGCGGCGCCGGATACATCGGAGCGCATGTCGTCCGCGCCATGATGGAGGCGGGCGAGCGGGCCGTGGTCTACGACGACCTGTCCAGCGGTATCGCCGAGCGCGTCCCGGCGGGCGTCCCCCTCGTGACCGGCTCGACCCTGGACGCGGACCTGCTGGCCCGCACCCTGAAGGACCACGCGATCACCGGCGTCGTCCATCTCGCGGCGAAGAAGCAGGTCGGCGAATCGGTGGAGCGGCCCCTGCACTACTACCGGGAGAACGTGGAGGGCCTGCGGGTGCTCCTCGAAGCGGTCGTGGAGGCCGGTGTGCCCTCCTTCGTCTTCTCCTCGTCCGCCGCGGTGTACGGCATGCCGGACGTCGACCTCGTCACCGAGGAGACGCCGTGCCTGCCGATGAGCCCGTACGGCGAGACGAAGCTGGCGGGCGAGTGGCTGGTGCGGGCCGTGGGGCGCGCGCACGGTCTGGCGACGGCGTCCCTGCGCTACTTCAACGTGGCGGGCGCGGCCACGCCCGAGCTGGCCGACACCGGCGTCCTCAACCTCGTGCCGATGGTCTTCGAGAAGCTCACGGACGGCGAGGCCCCCCGCATCTTCGGCGCGGACTACGCCACCCCCGACGGCACGTGCGTACGCGACTACATCCACGTCGTCGACCTGGCCGAGGCCCATGTGGCGACGGCCCGCAAGCTCGCGTCGGCCGCGCCCGGCACGGACCTGACCCTCAACATCGGCCGGGGCGAGGGCGTTTCGGTCCGCGAGATGACGGACCTCATCAACGACGTCACGGGCTACGACACGCCCGCGGAGGTGACCGGCCGCCGCCCGGGCGACCCGGCCCGCGTGGTCGCCGCGGCGACCCGCATCACCACGGAACTGGGCTGGTCGGCCAAGCGGGACGTACGCGACATGATCGTGTCGGCGTGGGCCGGCTGGGTACGGCTGCGCCCGGAGGCGGGGCGCGACTGA
- a CDS encoding TetR/AcrR family transcriptional regulator — protein sequence MTTSRPQGEQASGPRGEPPRRRAPAGAAVLREDVTEAIRAAVFEELASVGYARMSIEGIARRAGVGKTAVYRRWRSKLHLVLDLVSAIAVQGLPAPDTGSLEGDLRLLYEVTSRALRHPVASQIIPDLQAEAARNPEIAEALQKALREGQHGVASGIVRAAVERGELRAGVDEELALDLVSGPLYWRSVVVRADLPKGYLGRLAAATAAGLRAL from the coding sequence ATGACGACGAGCAGGCCACAGGGTGAACAGGCGAGCGGACCGCGCGGCGAACCGCCGCGCCGCAGGGCGCCCGCCGGGGCCGCCGTGCTCCGCGAGGACGTGACCGAGGCGATCCGGGCCGCGGTCTTCGAGGAGCTGGCCTCCGTCGGCTACGCCCGCATGTCCATCGAGGGCATCGCGCGCCGCGCGGGCGTGGGCAAGACGGCCGTGTACCGCCGCTGGCGCTCCAAGCTGCACCTCGTGCTCGACCTGGTCTCGGCCATAGCGGTCCAGGGCCTGCCCGCGCCGGACACGGGCTCCCTGGAGGGGGATCTGCGGCTGCTGTACGAGGTGACCTCGCGCGCGCTGCGGCACCCCGTCGCCTCCCAGATCATCCCGGACCTCCAGGCGGAGGCGGCCCGCAACCCCGAGATCGCCGAAGCCCTCCAGAAGGCGCTGCGGGAGGGGCAGCACGGGGTCGCGAGCGGCATCGTGCGGGCGGCCGTCGAGCGGGGCGAACTGCGCGCGGGCGTGGACGAGGAGCTGGCCCTCGACCTGGTGTCGGGACCGCTCTACTGGCGTTCCGTGGTGGTGCGGGCCGACCTGCCCAAGGGCTACCTGGGCAGGCTCGCGGCGGCCACGGCGGCGGGGCTGCGGGCGCTCTGA
- a CDS encoding ABC transporter permease: MSQVLDAPPPPRTTSTAAAALSPAELAARHGLTVSGARPSLPAYVRQLWQRRHFITAFATAKLTAQYSQAKLGQLWQVMTPLLNAAVYYFIFGVLMDTKRDVADYVPFLVTGVFVFTFTQQSVMAGTRAISGSLGLVRALHFPRASLPISYCLQQLQQLLFSMGALVVILLCFGVPPTVSWLLVVPVLALQFTFNTGLALVMARLGSKTPDIAQLMPFVLRTWMYGSGVMWSIDAVLKDRHLPHAVQVLLECNPAAVYIDLMRFALIDTFHADQLPHHVWAWALGWALLAGIGGFIYFWKAEETYGRG, translated from the coding sequence GTGAGCCAGGTCCTCGACGCACCCCCGCCGCCCCGTACGACCAGCACGGCGGCCGCCGCCCTCTCCCCCGCCGAACTCGCCGCCCGGCACGGCCTGACCGTCAGCGGCGCCCGCCCCTCCCTGCCCGCCTACGTCCGCCAGCTGTGGCAGCGGCGCCACTTCATCACCGCCTTCGCGACGGCCAAGCTGACGGCTCAGTACAGCCAGGCGAAGCTCGGCCAGCTCTGGCAGGTGATGACGCCGCTGCTGAACGCGGCGGTCTACTACTTCATCTTCGGCGTCCTGATGGACACCAAGCGGGACGTGGCGGACTACGTCCCGTTCCTGGTCACCGGCGTCTTCGTCTTCACGTTCACGCAGCAGTCCGTCATGGCGGGCACCCGCGCCATATCGGGCAGCCTCGGCCTGGTCCGCGCCCTGCACTTCCCGCGCGCTTCGCTGCCCATCTCATACTGCCTGCAACAGCTCCAGCAGCTGCTCTTCTCCATGGGCGCGCTGGTCGTGATCCTGCTCTGCTTCGGCGTCCCGCCGACGGTGTCCTGGCTGCTGGTGGTCCCCGTCCTGGCCCTCCAGTTCACGTTCAACACGGGCCTCGCGCTCGTCATGGCCCGGCTCGGCAGCAAGACGCCGGACATCGCGCAGCTGATGCCGTTCGTGCTGCGGACCTGGATGTACGGGTCCGGGGTGATGTGGAGCATCGACGCCGTCCTCAAGGACCGGCACCTGCCGCACGCCGTACAGGTCCTCCTGGAGTGCAATCCGGCCGCCGTGTACATCGATCTGATGCGGTTCGCCCTCATCGACACCTTCCACGCGGACCAGTTGCCGCACCACGTGTGGGCCTGGGCGCTCGGCTGGGCGCTGCTCGCCGGGATCGGCGGGTTCATCTACTTCTGGAAGGCAGAGGAGACGTACGGCCGTGGCTGA
- a CDS encoding ABC transporter ATP-binding protein: MAETPQVQGREHNAPTVIVDAVDIVYRVQGAGATAGRGAATAALGRILRRGGTPGARTVHAVRNVSFTARKGEAIGLIGTNGSGKSTLLKAVAGLLPVERGRIFTDGQPSLLGVNAALMNDLTGERNVHLGGLAMGMSREQVKERCQEIVDFSGINEKGDFSTLPMRTYSSGMAARLRFSIGSAKDHDVLLIDEALATGDRSFQKRSEARIRELRERAGTVFLVSHNNKSIRDTCDRVLWLERGELRMDGPTADVLKEYERYTNQDR; the protein is encoded by the coding sequence GTGGCTGAGACCCCACAGGTACAGGGGCGGGAGCACAACGCCCCCACCGTGATCGTCGACGCCGTCGACATCGTCTACCGCGTCCAGGGTGCGGGCGCCACGGCGGGCCGGGGCGCCGCGACCGCCGCGCTCGGCCGCATCCTGAGGCGGGGCGGCACCCCCGGCGCCCGCACCGTCCACGCCGTCAGGAACGTCTCCTTCACCGCCCGCAAGGGCGAGGCCATCGGCCTGATCGGCACCAACGGCTCGGGCAAGTCCACGCTGCTCAAGGCGGTCGCGGGCCTGCTGCCCGTCGAGCGCGGCCGGATCTTCACCGACGGCCAGCCCTCCCTCCTCGGGGTCAACGCGGCCCTGATGAACGACCTGACCGGCGAGCGCAACGTCCACCTCGGCGGCCTCGCCATGGGCATGTCGCGCGAACAGGTCAAGGAGCGCTGCCAGGAGATCGTCGACTTCTCCGGGATCAACGAGAAGGGCGACTTCAGCACACTCCCCATGCGCACGTACTCCTCCGGCATGGCGGCGCGCCTGCGCTTCTCCATCGGCTCCGCCAAGGACCACGACGTGCTGCTCATCGACGAGGCGCTGGCCACCGGGGACCGCTCCTTCCAGAAGCGCTCCGAGGCCCGCATCCGCGAGCTGCGCGAGCGCGCGGGCACGGTCTTCCTGGTCAGCCACAACAACAAGTCGATCCGGGACACCTGCGACCGCGTGCTGTGGCTGGAGCGCGGCGAGCTGCGGATGGACGGCCCCACGGCGGACGTACTGAAGGAGTACGAGCGTTATACAAACCAGGACAGGTAG